A section of the Bacillus pumilus genome encodes:
- a CDS encoding DegV family protein, with the protein MKQIKIVTDSTVDLPQEKINDLSIHVIPLNISISGVDYIDRVNIQPDEFIEKMEAAEELPKTSQPAIGQFVELYEKLTADGSEVISIHLTGGMSGTVQTAESASKMVDGNITVIDSNFISYGLGFQVTKAAELAQNGASREDIIKEMDKIRLETKLFVTIDTLENLVKGGRIGRGKALIGSLLHIKPIASLTDGVYTPEANVRSYSALVRYLTKQYVQAVKGKTVQAIGIAHADALELAEKLKSALLDHTPEALVDIAYTTPIISCHTGKGAIGFTFYTD; encoded by the coding sequence GTGAAACAAATTAAAATTGTAACAGATTCTACTGTGGACCTTCCGCAAGAAAAAATCAATGATCTTTCGATTCACGTAATTCCGCTCAATATCTCCATTTCTGGGGTTGATTATATTGACAGAGTGAATATACAGCCAGATGAATTTATTGAAAAAATGGAGGCCGCTGAAGAATTGCCGAAAACGTCTCAACCTGCGATCGGTCAATTCGTCGAGTTATATGAAAAGCTAACGGCAGATGGAAGCGAAGTCATTAGTATCCATTTAACGGGCGGAATGAGTGGTACAGTTCAAACTGCTGAAAGCGCTTCGAAAATGGTAGACGGAAACATTACCGTGATTGATTCAAACTTTATTTCCTATGGATTAGGATTTCAAGTCACCAAAGCAGCCGAACTTGCACAAAATGGTGCAAGCCGCGAAGACATTATTAAAGAAATGGATAAAATCCGCCTTGAAACAAAGCTATTTGTCACAATCGATACATTAGAAAATCTCGTGAAAGGTGGAAGAATTGGAAGAGGGAAGGCGCTGATCGGCTCACTTCTTCACATCAAACCAATTGCCAGCTTAACAGACGGGGTATATACGCCGGAAGCGAATGTGAGAAGCTATTCTGCTCTTGTCCGCTATTTAACCAAACAGTATGTACAGGCGGTGAAAGGAAAAACAGTTCAAGCCATTGGGATAGCGCATGCAGATGCATTAGAACTCGCTGAAAAGCTCAAATCAGCGCTGCTTGATCATACACCTGAAGCTCTTGTCGACATCGCCTACACTACTCCGATTATTTCGTGTCACACTGGAAAGGGCGCAATAGGTTTTACTTTTTATACCGATTGA
- a CDS encoding YpmP family protein, which yields MLLKTICFRRMDGAQIKVTEVPVLKGDEPHCFMLTFRLEAFLKKVYVSKGKRAVYSFREDVKRNVKWSTYEQIYQEPTLKHNA from the coding sequence GTGCTGCTCAAAACAATATGTTTTAGACGGATGGATGGAGCTCAGATCAAGGTAACAGAAGTTCCTGTACTAAAGGGAGATGAGCCGCATTGTTTCATGCTCACCTTTAGACTTGAAGCTTTCTTGAAAAAAGTCTATGTATCTAAAGGAAAGAGGGCTGTGTACTCTTTCAGAGAGGATGTGAAACGTAACGTCAAGTGGAGCACATATGAGCAGATCTATCAGGAGCCTACACTGAAACACAATGCGTAA
- the ilvA gene encoding threonine ammonia-lyase IlvA codes for MKPLLKENTLIQVKDILKAHQNLKDVVIHTPLQKNERLSERYECNVYLKREDLQVVRSFKLRGAFNKMSQLPKDKLKNGIVCASAGNHAQGVAYSCKYLGIHGKIFMPATTPRQKVSQVELFGKEYVEIILTGDTFDDSYHEAVKCGDEEKREFIHPFDDLDVMAGQGTTAVEILNDIEVEPHFLFASVGGGGLLSGVGTYIKNIAPETEIIAVEPLGAASLHASHEKGKVVTLDSIDKFVDGAAVQRIGEKTFTSLQSVVDKISLVPEGKVCTTILELYNQCAIVAEPAGALPIAALDAHREEIKGKNVVCIVSGGNNDIGRMQEIKERSMIYEGLQHYFIVNFPQRAGALREFLDEVLGPNDDISRFEYTKKNNRSKGPALVGIELKERDDYTALIERMNKKGFHYVEVNKDQDLFHLFI; via the coding sequence ATGAAACCGTTGCTCAAAGAAAACACGCTAATTCAAGTGAAAGATATTTTAAAGGCCCATCAAAATTTGAAGGATGTAGTCATTCATACACCTCTTCAAAAAAATGAGCGACTTTCTGAACGATATGAATGTAATGTCTACTTAAAAAGAGAGGACCTTCAAGTAGTTCGTTCCTTTAAATTAAGAGGCGCTTTTAATAAAATGAGCCAGCTTCCAAAAGATAAACTAAAAAACGGCATTGTCTGCGCAAGTGCAGGAAATCACGCACAAGGGGTTGCCTATTCTTGTAAATATCTAGGTATCCACGGAAAAATCTTTATGCCTGCTACGACACCAAGGCAAAAAGTATCTCAAGTGGAGCTTTTCGGAAAAGAATATGTTGAAATTATCTTAACCGGAGATACGTTCGATGATTCATATCATGAAGCAGTGAAATGCGGAGATGAAGAAAAGCGTGAATTTATCCATCCGTTTGATGATTTGGATGTGATGGCAGGACAAGGAACGACTGCTGTAGAAATATTAAATGATATCGAAGTGGAGCCTCACTTTTTATTTGCAAGTGTTGGAGGTGGAGGTTTGTTATCTGGAGTGGGTACATATATTAAAAATATCGCCCCAGAAACCGAAATCATCGCAGTCGAACCGCTTGGCGCAGCATCACTCCATGCTTCCCATGAAAAGGGCAAGGTTGTGACACTTGATTCCATTGATAAGTTTGTAGACGGAGCAGCGGTTCAGCGGATTGGCGAAAAGACGTTTACATCTCTACAGTCTGTTGTTGATAAAATTAGTCTTGTACCTGAAGGGAAAGTATGTACAACCATTTTAGAGCTTTATAATCAATGTGCGATTGTAGCAGAGCCGGCAGGTGCACTTCCGATCGCAGCGCTTGATGCTCACCGCGAGGAGATTAAAGGGAAAAATGTTGTCTGTATTGTCAGTGGAGGAAATAATGACATTGGCAGAATGCAAGAAATCAAAGAACGGTCGATGATTTATGAAGGGCTTCAACATTATTTCATTGTCAATTTTCCGCAAAGAGCAGGTGCGCTTCGGGAATTTTTAGATGAAGTATTAGGGCCAAATGATGATATTTCCCGCTTTGAATATACGAAAAAGAATAACCGAAGCAAAGGACCTGCGCTTGTTGGCATCGAATTGAAGGAAAGAGATGACTATACGGCGCTCATTGAACGGATGAATAAAAAAGGATTCCATTATGTTGAAGTGAATAAAGATCAAGATTTATTCCACCTATTTATTTAG
- a CDS encoding sigma 54-interacting transcriptional regulator, producing MTTHSFTSIYGEHQEIKRAIHLAKQFTKHEQPVLITGEIGTGKTRFAYEIAHASASNASLTHLYCPILDEATLQKAFTEKTRQILYLDEIASLSIPMQHQVIRFLEISPATKIIATSSLSIEALRVSSTFLPELFYRLNVFHLPLPSLADRKTDIPVLTTAFFQELSMTPDIDPSVWETLQEYPFEGNVQELKNIVQYAAVILEGQTVFLHHLPPFVLTPLSPEVKGKKEEHQLTLMEKQEFVFLLEAIKSLNEKGEAASRRILSELSKQGDIPLTPQQVRSRLDDLEKKAYVTKGKGRAGTKITLEGLSFLKSLDGYIPVQ from the coding sequence ATGACCACTCATTCGTTTACGTCTATATATGGAGAGCATCAAGAAATAAAGCGTGCCATTCACCTAGCAAAGCAATTCACAAAACACGAACAGCCAGTCTTGATCACAGGAGAAATCGGCACAGGCAAAACGCGATTTGCCTATGAAATTGCTCATGCATCGGCTTCAAACGCTTCACTGACACATCTATATTGTCCCATCCTAGATGAAGCTACGTTGCAGAAAGCCTTCACGGAAAAAACCCGTCAAATTCTTTATTTAGACGAAATTGCCTCATTAAGTATTCCAATGCAGCATCAGGTCATTCGTTTTCTAGAAATTTCTCCTGCAACAAAAATCATTGCCACTTCGTCTTTATCAATAGAGGCATTGAGGGTTTCATCTACCTTTTTACCTGAACTGTTTTATCGCTTAAATGTTTTCCATTTGCCTTTGCCGTCATTAGCAGATCGAAAAACAGACATTCCTGTGTTAACAACTGCTTTCTTTCAGGAGCTGAGCATGACACCTGATATTGATCCAAGTGTTTGGGAAACCTTGCAGGAGTATCCGTTTGAAGGAAACGTCCAGGAACTTAAAAATATCGTTCAATATGCTGCAGTCATTCTCGAGGGGCAAACGGTATTTTTACACCACCTGCCGCCCTTTGTGTTAACCCCTCTTTCACCAGAGGTAAAAGGAAAAAAGGAAGAACACCAGCTCACACTAATGGAAAAGCAAGAGTTTGTTTTCCTGCTAGAAGCTATTAAATCTCTCAATGAGAAAGGTGAAGCTGCTAGCAGGCGCATCTTGTCTGAGTTAAGCAAACAAGGCGACATCCCGCTGACCCCTCAGCAGGTGAGGAGCCGATTAGATGACCTTGAGAAAAAAGCATACGTGACGAAAGGAAAAGGCAGGGCCGGCACAAAGATTACACTTGAAGGTCTGTCATTCCTAAAGTCACTTGATGGTTATATACCGGTTCAATAA
- the trhA gene encoding PAQR family membrane homeostasis protein TrhA encodes MFTVKEEIANAITHGIGVILSIPAIVFLVLFAVQYGTVTEIVSFSIFGASMLLLYLSSTLLHSIRHKKTKDVFEILDHSAIYVLIAGTYTPFLLGPLKGALGYTLLAIVWALAAGGIVFKIFFVKRFIIVSTLVYLLMGWMIIIAIKPLYIGLTGPGFGLLLLGGLLYSVGTIFYIWRKIPYHHAIWHSFVLGGSASMFFCILFYCVNIPAA; translated from the coding sequence TTGTTTACTGTAAAAGAAGAAATTGCAAACGCCATTACACATGGCATTGGTGTGATTTTATCCATTCCAGCCATTGTTTTTCTCGTGTTATTCGCTGTTCAATACGGCACTGTCACAGAGATCGTGAGCTTTTCAATATTTGGTGCATCCATGCTACTGCTCTATTTAAGCTCGACCTTGCTTCATAGCATTCGGCATAAAAAAACAAAAGATGTATTTGAAATTCTCGACCACTCGGCTATTTATGTATTGATCGCTGGTACATATACGCCTTTTTTACTCGGACCATTAAAAGGTGCACTCGGCTATACGCTTCTTGCGATTGTATGGGCTCTTGCTGCTGGCGGAATTGTCTTTAAAATCTTTTTCGTCAAACGGTTTATCATTGTATCTACCCTCGTTTATTTATTAATGGGCTGGATGATTATCATTGCCATCAAACCACTTTACATTGGGTTAACAGGTCCAGGGTTTGGCCTCTTACTGTTAGGCGGTCTATTGTATTCGGTAGGAACGATCTTTTATATTTGGCGGAAAATCCCCTATCATCATGCGATTTGGCACAGCTTTGTTCTGGGCGGTAGTGCATCAATGTTCTTCTGCATTCTGTTCTACTGTGTGAACATTCCTGCTGCATGA
- a CDS encoding lysophospholipid acyltransferase family protein, with product MFRYWFLTIYVVVSFFKSMRHLHAHELTDPRISYTKRMHLIHEHAKRFARGCIDQSGSVMTIHQQKKLPDGPVIYITQALNPVTMTLLIGHLEKPLAFMAKPNLFRYPILKQWLKKMAVIRQNQSDDALLEEAKERILSGQSVLLSEAQRHMAEALAEDCDCPVVPIETSGTDRLLTGKVVKRLHPVNVDIHIKAPVMMSDYAQKRA from the coding sequence TTGTTTCGTTATTGGTTTTTAACGATTTATGTTGTTGTATCCTTTTTTAAAAGTATGAGGCATTTGCATGCCCATGAATTAACTGATCCGCGCATTTCCTATACGAAACGAATGCATCTCATACATGAGCATGCGAAAAGGTTTGCCCGGGGCTGTATTGATCAGTCAGGATCAGTCATGACCATTCACCAGCAAAAGAAGCTGCCGGATGGGCCCGTTATTTATATCACGCAAGCACTGAATCCAGTTACGATGACATTATTAATTGGCCATCTTGAAAAACCACTTGCTTTTATGGCAAAGCCGAATCTTTTTCGATATCCCATTTTAAAACAATGGCTGAAAAAGATGGCGGTTATTCGCCAGAATCAATCTGACGATGCCTTATTAGAAGAAGCGAAGGAAAGAATCTTATCTGGTCAGAGTGTATTGCTTTCAGAAGCACAGCGCCACATGGCAGAGGCACTTGCTGAAGATTGTGATTGTCCGGTTGTACCGATTGAAACAAGTGGAACAGATCGTCTATTAACTGGTAAAGTCGTAAAAAGACTGCATCCTGTGAATGTTGATATTCATATTAAAGCACCTGTCATGATGAGCGATTACGCCCAAAAGCGGGCATAG
- a CDS encoding dihydrofolate reductase, with the protein MISMIVATGKDRVIGQDNQMPWHLPADLAYFKKVTGGHTIVMGRKTYESIGRALPNRRNIVLTTSSSFEAEGCEVVHSIADILEIGKGETELFIIGGSKLYEEMMPYADRLYITHIHHAFEGDRYFPHYDENKWTVVSREKGHRDEKNPYNYEFVVYDKKG; encoded by the coding sequence ATGATTTCGATGATTGTGGCGACAGGAAAAGACAGAGTCATTGGTCAAGATAATCAAATGCCTTGGCATTTACCAGCTGATTTAGCATATTTTAAGAAGGTCACAGGTGGCCATACGATTGTCATGGGCAGAAAAACGTATGAATCCATTGGACGAGCGCTGCCTAACCGCCGTAATATCGTGCTCACAACAAGTTCTTCTTTTGAAGCAGAAGGATGCGAGGTTGTCCATTCCATTGCCGATATTTTGGAAATTGGAAAAGGTGAGACAGAATTATTTATCATTGGCGGGTCTAAGCTGTATGAAGAAATGATGCCATATGCGGATCGTCTATATATCACGCATATCCACCATGCGTTTGAAGGAGACCGCTACTTTCCTCATTACGATGAAAACAAATGGACGGTTGTATCACGCGAAAAAGGCCATCGTGACGAAAAGAACCCCTACAATTATGAATTTGTCGTTTATGACAAAAAAGGATAA
- a CDS encoding thymidylate synthase, protein MKQYKELCRHVLQHGDEKGDRTGTGTISTFGYQMRFDLQEGFPLLTTKKLHLKSIIHELLWFLKGDTNVKYLQENGVRIWNEWADENGELGRVYGAQWRSWASGDGETVDQITKLIHDIEHNPNSRRLIVSAWNPGEIDQMALPPCHCLFQFYVSNGKLSCQLYQRSADIFLGVPFNIASYALLTMMIAKVTNLEPGEFVHTLGDAHIYQNHLPQVNMQLEREERTLPQLRITRDVKSIFDFTFGDFVLENYDPHPHIKGEVSV, encoded by the coding sequence ATGAAACAATACAAAGAGTTATGCCGTCATGTATTACAGCACGGGGATGAAAAAGGTGACAGAACGGGAACAGGCACAATCAGCACGTTCGGTTACCAGATGAGATTTGATTTGCAGGAAGGATTTCCACTTTTAACAACAAAGAAATTGCACCTGAAATCAATTATTCATGAGTTGCTTTGGTTTTTAAAAGGTGATACAAATGTCAAATACCTTCAGGAAAATGGTGTCCGTATATGGAATGAATGGGCAGATGAAAATGGCGAACTAGGCCGTGTGTACGGAGCGCAGTGGCGATCTTGGGCTAGTGGAGACGGTGAGACTGTGGATCAGATCACAAAGCTGATCCACGATATCGAGCATAATCCCAATTCAAGAAGACTAATCGTCAGCGCTTGGAACCCGGGTGAAATTGATCAAATGGCGCTGCCACCATGTCATTGTCTGTTTCAATTTTACGTATCAAACGGAAAGCTTTCTTGCCAGCTTTATCAAAGATCGGCAGATATCTTTTTAGGTGTTCCATTTAATATTGCTTCATATGCTCTTCTTACGATGATGATTGCCAAAGTCACAAATCTTGAGCCAGGAGAGTTTGTTCATACGCTAGGGGATGCTCATATTTATCAGAATCATCTTCCTCAGGTGAACATGCAACTAGAGCGCGAGGAACGCACGCTTCCGCAGCTTCGCATCACAAGAGATGTGAAGAGCATTTTTGATTTCACGTTCGGTGATTTTGTACTTGAGAACTATGATCCGCATCCGCACATTAAAGGAGAAGTCAGTGTATGA
- a CDS encoding phosphatidylglycerophosphatase A, translating to MKKYTMNEMVQITKQMLNERGVKIEDIAHIVLKLQEKYHPNLPLSVCIENVEKVLNKREIVHAVLTGLALDQLAEKKLLPEPLQHLVETDEPLYGIDEIIPLSIVNVYGSIGLTNFGYLDKEKFGIIRELDEGRPGEVHTFLDDLVAALAAAAASRIAHSHQDIKDEEQDRVNQV from the coding sequence TTGAAAAAGTATACAATGAACGAAATGGTGCAGATTACAAAACAAATGTTAAACGAACGTGGAGTGAAAATTGAAGATATTGCACACATTGTGCTAAAGCTTCAAGAAAAATATCATCCAAACCTTCCACTTAGTGTCTGTATTGAAAATGTTGAGAAAGTGTTGAATAAAAGGGAAATTGTCCATGCGGTTTTAACAGGACTTGCCCTTGATCAGCTGGCTGAAAAAAAGCTATTGCCAGAACCTTTGCAGCACTTAGTTGAAACAGATGAGCCGCTTTATGGAATTGATGAGATTATTCCGCTTTCCATTGTCAATGTATATGGATCAATCGGTTTGACCAACTTCGGTTATTTAGATAAAGAGAAATTTGGTATTATCAGAGAATTAGATGAAGGTCGCCCTGGTGAAGTGCATACCTTCCTTGATGACCTTGTCGCTGCGCTTGCCGCAGCAGCAGCAAGTCGTATTGCTCACTCACACCAAGATATTAAGGACGAAGAGCAGGATCGGGTGAATCAAGTATAA
- a CDS encoding YpjP family protein has translation MKMWMRKTLVALFTIATFGLVSPPSALMTDKPSELSSPDKTPYTAVYDSSDELRSWERSQEASEEQVDPFEQYKEEVLSSAENQSFLKFGRKITPVIEDEYREEIQPKIEQVLTDVLTNFKDDEKFQDVVLTDQPSSGNGEKIFHIYNRKTGEDLLRFHVRRDQPPHSGYWFNFHYHTAEDGFQTHHELGNIYWDKNTPPSWMSH, from the coding sequence ATGAAGATGTGGATGAGAAAAACGCTTGTTGCGCTCTTTACAATTGCAACTTTTGGTTTGGTTTCTCCTCCGTCGGCTTTGATGACAGACAAGCCATCTGAACTTTCTTCACCTGATAAAACGCCTTATACAGCGGTTTATGATTCATCAGATGAATTGCGCAGCTGGGAACGATCGCAAGAGGCAAGCGAAGAGCAGGTAGACCCCTTTGAGCAATATAAGGAAGAGGTTCTATCAAGTGCAGAAAATCAATCCTTTCTCAAATTCGGACGTAAAATCACACCTGTCATTGAAGACGAGTACAGAGAAGAGATTCAACCGAAAATTGAACAAGTATTAACCGATGTTTTAACAAATTTCAAAGATGACGAAAAATTTCAAGATGTTGTGTTAACTGATCAGCCTTCAAGCGGAAATGGTGAAAAAATCTTTCACATCTACAACCGGAAGACTGGAGAAGATTTGCTCCGTTTCCATGTGAGAAGAGATCAGCCGCCACACAGCGGATATTGGTTTAACTTTCACTACCATACAGCAGAAGATGGATTCCAGACGCATCATGAACTCGGTAATATTTACTGGGACAAAAACACCCCGCCGAGCTGGATGAGCCACTAG
- a CDS encoding class I SAM-dependent methyltransferase, producing MLITTSFRANEQTIETAKALAEDLHGEYVERRKQSVKQLALKRGDVLVVGKERFEWYQPNGEKFFFHPSSAMFRVKRLLREEKDPLIEAAQLKPGDSFLDCTLGLGSDAMTASFAVGRKGKIVGIEKNSITALLVREGLNTWETGIEEADEAMKRISVISGDSIEQLKKYPDGSFDVVYFDPMFEETIQESTSIAPLRHAAEHDFDHEAAVLEALRVARKRVVLKDHWKSTRFKADSYQFQVIKRKTAQFHYGYIEKEKSPY from the coding sequence ATGCTCATTACTACAAGCTTTAGAGCGAATGAACAAACGATTGAAACAGCGAAGGCACTTGCAGAAGATTTACATGGTGAGTATGTAGAAAGACGCAAACAATCTGTCAAGCAGCTTGCGCTGAAACGAGGAGATGTCCTTGTTGTCGGGAAAGAAAGGTTTGAATGGTATCAGCCAAATGGTGAAAAGTTCTTCTTTCATCCAAGCTCAGCGATGTTCAGGGTGAAGCGGCTCTTGCGCGAAGAAAAGGATCCTTTAATTGAAGCAGCACAGCTAAAGCCAGGCGATTCCTTTTTAGATTGCACACTTGGCTTAGGATCTGATGCGATGACTGCAAGCTTTGCGGTAGGCAGGAAGGGAAAGATCGTCGGGATTGAAAAGAATTCCATTACGGCATTACTTGTGCGAGAAGGACTGAATACGTGGGAGACGGGGATAGAGGAAGCAGATGAAGCGATGAAACGGATTTCTGTTATCAGCGGAGACAGTATCGAGCAGCTAAAGAAGTATCCTGACGGTTCATTTGATGTCGTCTATTTTGACCCAATGTTTGAGGAAACGATTCAAGAATCTACAAGTATAGCGCCGCTACGTCATGCAGCAGAGCATGACTTTGATCATGAAGCAGCTGTGCTTGAAGCGTTGAGGGTGGCAAGAAAAAGAGTGGTGTTAAAAGATCATTGGAAAAGCACACGATTTAAAGCGGACTCTTACCAATTTCAGGTCATCAAACGAAAAACAGCCCAATTTCATTATGGGTATATCGAGAAAGAAAAAAGCCCTTACTAA
- a CDS encoding BrxA/BrxB family bacilliredoxin, with protein sequence MSMAYEEYMRQLVVPMRQELTSAGFQELTTEEEVEQTMQEAEGTTFVVVNSVCGCAAGLARPAATQAVMKAEKAPDKIVTVFAGQDREATAKMREYFTGEEPSSPSMALLKGNELVHFIPRDEIEGHEMEDIMKNVLTAFEKHC encoded by the coding sequence ATGTCAATGGCATATGAAGAATATATGCGCCAGCTCGTTGTGCCAATGCGCCAAGAGCTGACAAGTGCAGGATTCCAAGAACTGACGACGGAAGAAGAAGTAGAACAAACGATGCAAGAAGCTGAAGGAACAACATTTGTTGTTGTAAATTCTGTATGCGGCTGTGCGGCAGGATTAGCACGCCCTGCAGCGACTCAAGCTGTGATGAAGGCAGAAAAAGCGCCAGACAAAATTGTCACAGTATTCGCTGGGCAGGACCGAGAAGCTACGGCAAAAATGAGAGAATATTTCACTGGTGAAGAGCCATCATCTCCTTCTATGGCCCTTTTAAAAGGAAATGAGCTCGTTCATTTTATCCCGCGTGACGAAATTGAAGGTCATGAAATGGAAGATATCATGAAAAATGTCTTAACTGCATTCGAAAAACATTGCTAA
- the ilvD gene encoding dihydroxy-acid dehydratase, whose amino-acid sequence MAELRSNMIKQGIDRAPHRSLLRAAGVKDEDFGKPFIAVCNSYIDIVPGHVHLQEFGKIVKEAIREAGGVPFEFNTIGVDDGIAMGHIGMRYSLPSREIIADSVETVVSAHWFDGMVCIPNCDKITPGMMMAAMRVNIPTVFVSGGPMEAGRTSDGRKISLSSVFEGVGAYQSGKINEEELNELEQFGCPTCGSCSGMFTANSMNCLAEALGIALPGNGTILATSPERREFAKKSAKQLMELIKKDIKPRDIVTEKAIDNAFALDMALGGSTNTVLHTLAIANEAGVEYSLERINEVAERVPHLSKLAPASDVYIEDLHEAGGVTAALNELSKKEGALHLDTMTVTAKTLGENIAGHEVKDYNVIYPIDKPFTEKGGLAVLFGNLAPDGAIIKTGGVQDGITRHEGPAIVFESQEEALEGIINRKVEAGHVVIIRYEGPKGGPGMPEMLAPTSQIVGMGLGPKVALITDGRFSGASRGLSIGHVSPEAAEGGPLAFVENGDHVVVDIEQRILSVDVPEEEWEKRKANWKGFEPKVKTGYLARYSKLVTSANTGGIMKI is encoded by the coding sequence ATGGCAGAACTTCGTAGTAACATGATTAAACAAGGAATTGACAGAGCACCTCACCGAAGCTTACTAAGAGCAGCGGGGGTAAAGGATGAGGACTTCGGCAAACCATTTATTGCTGTATGTAATTCCTATATTGATATTGTCCCAGGACATGTCCATCTTCAGGAATTCGGAAAGATTGTGAAAGAAGCTATTCGTGAGGCTGGCGGGGTCCCATTTGAATTTAATACGATTGGGGTCGATGATGGAATTGCAATGGGTCATATCGGGATGAGATATTCACTACCAAGCCGTGAAATCATTGCTGACTCTGTCGAAACCGTTGTATCTGCTCACTGGTTTGATGGAATGGTTTGTATTCCTAACTGCGATAAAATTACACCAGGGATGATGATGGCAGCGATGCGTGTCAATATTCCGACGGTCTTTGTCAGCGGTGGTCCGATGGAAGCGGGTAGAACAAGTGATGGCAGAAAAATTTCACTTTCTTCTGTATTTGAAGGCGTCGGTGCTTATCAGTCAGGTAAAATTAACGAAGAGGAATTAAATGAATTAGAACAGTTCGGCTGTCCGACCTGCGGATCTTGTTCAGGTATGTTTACAGCAAACTCAATGAACTGTTTAGCAGAGGCACTTGGCATTGCTCTTCCTGGAAATGGAACGATTTTGGCGACATCACCAGAGCGAAGAGAATTTGCGAAAAAGTCAGCAAAACAACTGATGGAGCTCATTAAAAAGGATATTAAACCGCGTGATATTGTGACTGAAAAAGCCATTGATAACGCATTTGCATTAGATATGGCACTTGGTGGGTCAACGAATACTGTTCTTCACACACTGGCGATCGCAAATGAAGCAGGTGTTGAATATTCACTTGAACGCATCAATGAAGTAGCAGAGCGTGTGCCTCATTTATCAAAACTTGCGCCAGCTTCGGATGTTTATATTGAGGATTTACATGAAGCAGGCGGCGTCACAGCTGCGCTAAATGAATTGTCCAAAAAAGAAGGCGCACTTCATTTAGATACAATGACCGTCACAGCGAAAACGCTTGGTGAGAACATTGCCGGTCATGAAGTCAAAGACTATAATGTCATTTATCCAATCGATAAGCCATTTACTGAAAAGGGCGGCTTAGCCGTTTTATTTGGAAACCTTGCGCCAGATGGAGCTATCATTAAAACGGGCGGTGTACAAGATGGGATCACACGCCACGAAGGGCCTGCGATCGTATTTGAATCCCAAGAAGAAGCTCTTGAAGGCATTATTAATAGAAAAGTAGAAGCAGGACATGTTGTCATCATTCGCTATGAAGGACCTAAAGGCGGACCTGGTATGCCAGAAATGCTTGCTCCTACTTCACAAATTGTCGGGATGGGACTTGGACCAAAGGTTGCTTTAATTACAGACGGACGTTTTTCCGGCGCTTCTCGCGGCTTGTCTATCGGACACGTCTCTCCTGAAGCAGCTGAAGGCGGTCCGCTCGCTTTTGTTGAAAATGGTGACCATGTCGTCGTCGATATTGAGCAGCGCATTTTAAGTGTCGATGTTCCAGAGGAAGAATGGGAAAAAAGAAAAGCAAACTGGAAAGGCTTTGAACCAAAAGTGAAAACTGGCTATCTTGCTAGATATTCAAAACTTGTGACATCAGCCAATACAGGCGGAATCATGAAAATTTAA